The Canis aureus isolate CA01 chromosome 24, VMU_Caureus_v.1.0, whole genome shotgun sequence nucleotide sequence TTGGGCAGGCCCACTCTGCGGGGACAGGCTAGCTCTGATCGTCCACCAGCTTTTAGGAAGTGAGACTCACTGGAGCCTATGAACGAGGTAAAGGTCAGGCAGGTGTTTTTGAGTAATTTCTAACTCACGAACCGGGTTAACTACCTTAGGGTGACCTCACACTGGGGCAGAGCAGAGTTCCAGACAGAGGACGTCTGGCTGCACAGCGAGCCCCCCGTTCTCACTCACACAGGAAACATCTGTGAGCTGCGGCAGACACAGGCTCTGTCGTGGGCTGCTGCTGAGGAACtcaggagaaaagggaatcaGCCCCCTCTCACCAGCGCCCTCCCGCAGCCCCGCTGAGCCTGTCCAAACGCCTGACGCTTCCCACATGGACAAGCGCTCAGTCGTCCCCCACAAACATGACCATGAGCACGGACACACCCGGAGGTCACTTGGAAAGCAGGAGGCAGATGCTGCCTCCCCCCGTGGCCACCCCGCTGCTGGCATGCAGGGCGTGCGGGCAGGGGGCAGGCCAGGGACAGCCACCAAGGGAGGCGTACCTGTGTTCTGGGCGCTGACAAAGGCCACCTTGTTGGTATCGGGCTTGAGGCGGATGAAGCCACACTCCCTGTGCATGGGTTTGCGTGTGTCCGGATGGAAGGCGTTGAACCTGTGGACAGCAGGAAAGGTGaagcccgggatccctgggtggcgcagtggtttggcgcctgccattggcccagggcgcgatcctggagacccgggatcgaatcccacatcgggctcccggtgcatggagcctgcttctccctctgactatgtctctgcctctctctctctctctgtgactatcataaataaataaaaattaaaaaaaaaaattaaaaaaaaaaaaaaaaaaggaaaggtgaaGCCCCAGGTATCGGACGCTCTTCTCACTTTATAAAGCATCCCCACCCTCCAAATATAAAACAACGTAGCTGTCTGGCGCCTGGGCGGCTTAGGAGGTTAGGTGTCCGACCCTTGATCTCAGTTTAGGTCTTGATCCCAAGgctgtaagttcaagccctgcgcTGGGTGTAGGGATGACTTACATATACTGACAGCTTCCCTGAGACCTCAAGTAGCTCAGGGGCAGGAGGGATTCTAAAAGAAAGCCAGGCCATTCTGTTTTCAGTAACATGGGGGTGACTTCACATCAGGTACAGCGTGGAACGAGGGATCTGAGCACAAGCACTTACTTTTGCGTTTGCACAAACAAGCCTGATGAGGTTTTGTGCTCAGCCTCACACCTTCAGAtacatgagagacccagaaagtgCCATTACCCAAGTGTGACCAGAgtcagggcagggagagggtgcCTCTCTGAAACACAACCCGCCTGGCGCCTGCGTGTCTCAGCCTGGTGCCGCTCACAGGCAGTCGGGGTGGGGGCACTTACGAGAAGTTCAGCACAGGCTGGCCCACGTGGGAGATGCACACCTCCTCCAGGTACTGGAAGGGCTGCAGTGTCGGGAAGGTCCCGGCTCCCGGCGGGTCTGACAGCCAGGTCCCCAGCATCCAGGACAGCGGTTCCACCACGGGGTTCATCGTGGGGGGCTCTGAGGACAAAAGGAAGAGGCGGTCAGTGGGCTCCGCATCCAGTGGACTCCTACGTACGCCCTGCTTTGTGTGGATGTGCACACCGCGTGTGGAAGCATGCCCTCACCATTACAGCAAACCCTACGTGAGCACGAACATGCCACTGGCCACCTGTCGAGAGGGCGAGAAAAAGGCCAAGTGATGAGCACATGTCCGCGGCTCCTACGCAGAAAAGAGAGGAGGGTCTGGGCGTGAAGGACAACGGGATCCGAGGTTTCCACAATAAACAGAAATTCCGTTTTCTCAGCCGGCCGCGGCCTCTGAGGCACTCGGTCTGGCGGCACGGAGGGAAGGCCGTCCTGGCCCGCCTGGCTCCCTGACGGCCGGTCCCGTCTCCCCGACGGCGTCCTCCGGGCCGGGCTGCCGGGGGGCCTCCCGGAGTGGGAGCGCGCCGGGTTCCCCCGAATCCCCCCCAAGGTTCCCGGGGCTCTGAGGGCGCAGGCCGGTCGTTACCATCTCCACAGGGAGCTACCCCTCCCgtccctgcccgcctccccctgGGGAAGACAGGACGGCGCGGAGGGCACGGCGGGAGGGCCTGCCGTCTCGAGGCCAGGAGCAGCCGCCGGACACGGGGCCCGCTCTGCGTCTCCCTCACGCTGCCTGTGGGAGCTGAGCCGTGGGAGTTGGCCTCAGAGTGGACGCCGGGAGGAGCGCAGAGCGCGGGGGCTGCCACCTGCCACGGTCCCCGCCCGGGGAGGCCGCGAGCACCGGCTCAGCACCGGGGACTTGGCACCGGGCAAAGCCACTGGGGAGGAAGAGCCC carries:
- the THAP4 gene encoding peroxynitrite isomerase THAP4 isoform X2, producing MEPPTMNPVVEPLSWMLGTWLSDPPGAGTFPTLQPFQYLEEVCISHVGQPVLNFSFNAFHPDTRKPMHRECGFIRLKPDTNKVAFVSAQNTGIVEVEEGEVNGQELCITSHSIARISFAKEPHVEQITRKFRLNSEGKLEQTVSMATTTQPMTQHLHITYKRVTP